From Persicobacter psychrovividus, one genomic window encodes:
- a CDS encoding glutamate synthase subunit beta, with product MGKITGFLEYNRALPGKLQPEERIKNYKEFYQEFSDEETNAQAARCMDCGIPFCHSGCPLGNNIPDFNDAVYKQNWKQALEILSKTNPFPEFTGRICPAPCEGSCVLGLNNESVAIEHIEKSIAEKGFELGLIKAEVPAERTGKSVAVIGSGPAGLAVAHWMNKYGHSVTVFERDDRIGGLLRYGIPDFKLEKWTVERRVQLMMDAGIEFVTNAEVGKSVSAKKLADDFDAIVICTGSTVPRDLDIPGRHLKGVHKAMDYLKQSNKRVAGDQLAAEDEILVEGKHVCIIGAGDTASDCIGTSNRLKAATISQLYRRQQPPKERQENNPWPEQPKVFVESTSQQEGCGFQWSVVPKAFIGNEAGELTHIQTVTVEWVEENGRLKMIELEGTEEKVPCDVALLAIGYAHPEHDNVVEELKLQLDKWGNIKSTGFATNESKVFAAGDARIGQSLVVTALAEGRQVSKAVHQFLGFNI from the coding sequence ATGGGAAAAATCACTGGATTTTTAGAATATAATAGAGCTCTTCCAGGTAAACTTCAGCCTGAAGAGCGCATCAAAAATTATAAAGAGTTTTATCAGGAATTTTCTGATGAAGAAACCAATGCTCAGGCGGCAAGATGTATGGACTGCGGTATTCCGTTTTGCCATTCTGGTTGCCCTCTGGGGAATAATATTCCTGATTTCAACGATGCCGTTTACAAGCAGAACTGGAAGCAGGCTTTGGAGATCCTCTCGAAAACAAACCCTTTCCCTGAGTTTACCGGGCGTATTTGTCCAGCTCCATGTGAAGGTTCATGTGTTTTGGGGCTCAACAATGAGTCGGTGGCGATTGAACATATCGAGAAATCGATTGCTGAAAAAGGCTTTGAGCTTGGCCTGATAAAAGCGGAAGTTCCTGCGGAACGTACGGGTAAATCAGTGGCTGTAATTGGCAGTGGACCTGCGGGTCTTGCCGTTGCCCACTGGATGAACAAGTACGGACATTCAGTAACTGTTTTTGAGCGTGATGACCGTATTGGCGGATTGTTGCGCTATGGTATTCCAGATTTCAAACTTGAAAAATGGACTGTGGAACGTCGCGTACAACTGATGATGGACGCAGGTATTGAATTTGTAACCAATGCCGAAGTTGGTAAGTCGGTTTCTGCAAAGAAATTGGCCGATGACTTCGATGCGATCGTTATTTGCACGGGATCTACCGTTCCTCGCGATTTGGATATTCCTGGACGACACCTGAAAGGGGTTCATAAAGCGATGGACTATTTGAAACAATCCAACAAGCGGGTTGCAGGCGATCAGCTTGCTGCCGAGGATGAAATTCTTGTCGAAGGAAAGCATGTTTGCATTATCGGTGCAGGTGATACTGCCTCGGATTGTATTGGAACATCCAACCGATTGAAGGCCGCGACAATCAGTCAGCTTTACCGCCGCCAGCAACCACCGAAAGAACGCCAGGAGAACAACCCTTGGCCGGAGCAGCCGAAGGTTTTTGTCGAGTCTACCTCTCAGCAGGAAGGTTGTGGTTTTCAGTGGTCGGTAGTGCCAAAGGCATTTATTGGCAATGAAGCAGGAGAATTGACGCACATTCAGACCGTAACAGTGGAATGGGTTGAGGAGAATGGTCGATTGAAGATGATCGAGCTTGAAGGAACGGAGGAAAAAGTTCCCTGTGATGTGGCGTTGCTGGCGATTGGCTATGCACACCCAGAGCATGATAATGTGGTTGAGGAATTAAAACTTCAGCTGGATAAGTGGGGCAATATCAAATCTACGGGTTTTGCAACCAATGAATCCAAAGTGTTTGCTGCAGGAGATGCCCGTATCGGTCAGAGCCTTGTAGTTACTGCGTTGGCGGAAGGCCGCCAGGTGTCAAAAGCTGTTCATCAGTTTTTGGGCTTTAACATTTAA
- a CDS encoding DUF885 family protein: MKIMIKYVFVVMAVFLAYGCTQQEATQSFTQFLQQYDKANARFHSRLSPMDYQQYFQTIPSMDSLLIQQHFYQQMQQQFIKYDKNELPQAQLVLYDAIAFDLETNLRRIKLQSGFHTNWGLLGLPTDGIHSFPFAVDWYRFRIAELSGLRNIRLEDIFTSANLQINDCKQEQLSLLKEFHYDQLVDLNREFDKQNFLLKDSTDQWRYATLKNETVLSRMPSYFSGRKYPNFNLTTVFEKPLSYQQLDTYWLGQQVPGKQYYQLNAYKLPYPALAHEQQRGLLDGWAAFCEGMGPDLGLQHEPISRFYCLNARIRRNAKLVVDLGVNYFQWKEEMIAHFWKNALPQDPDGWKEEVAKVTKKPAVNVIPALVEIHLMQMREEFMAKEDVPSYKRYNDHLLKLGPLPLAVIQAHILD, from the coding sequence ATGAAGATAATGATCAAATATGTTTTTGTGGTGATGGCGGTATTTTTAGCCTATGGTTGTACCCAACAAGAGGCCACACAATCATTCACCCAATTTTTGCAGCAATACGATAAAGCCAATGCTCGTTTTCATAGCCGACTGAGCCCTATGGATTATCAGCAGTACTTTCAGACTATCCCGTCTATGGATTCCCTGTTGATCCAGCAACATTTTTATCAACAAATGCAGCAACAATTCATTAAATATGATAAAAATGAATTGCCTCAGGCACAGCTCGTTTTGTACGATGCAATTGCTTTTGACCTGGAAACTAACCTGCGTAGAATTAAACTACAATCAGGTTTTCATACCAATTGGGGATTGTTGGGCTTGCCTACAGATGGTATTCACAGTTTCCCTTTTGCAGTGGACTGGTACCGCTTTCGGATTGCAGAACTTTCCGGGCTTCGTAATATCAGACTTGAAGACATCTTCACGAGTGCGAACTTGCAAATCAACGATTGCAAACAAGAGCAGTTGAGCTTGCTGAAGGAATTCCATTATGATCAGCTCGTGGATTTAAATCGGGAATTTGACAAGCAAAACTTTTTACTGAAAGATTCTACGGATCAATGGCGTTATGCCACGCTGAAGAATGAAACCGTTCTGAGCCGAATGCCTTCCTATTTTTCAGGCAGAAAATATCCCAATTTCAATCTGACTACTGTTTTTGAAAAGCCCTTATCTTATCAGCAATTGGATACTTACTGGTTGGGGCAACAAGTTCCTGGCAAGCAATATTATCAGCTGAATGCCTATAAATTGCCTTACCCAGCATTGGCACATGAACAGCAAAGAGGGCTACTCGATGGCTGGGCCGCATTTTGTGAGGGGATGGGCCCTGATCTCGGCTTGCAGCATGAGCCGATTTCACGCTTCTACTGCCTCAATGCCCGTATACGAAGAAATGCCAAATTGGTGGTGGATTTGGGCGTGAACTATTTTCAGTGGAAAGAAGAAATGATTGCTCATTTTTGGAAAAATGCCCTTCCGCAGGATCCTGACGGATGGAAGGAAGAAGTGGCCAAAGTAACCAAAAAACCTGCCGTAAATGTGATCCCCGCTTTGGTGGAAATTCATTTGATGCAAATGCGTGAAGAATTTATGGCCAAAGAAGATGTGCCGAGTTATAAGCGTTACAACGACCATCTATTAAAGCTTGGGCCTCTTCCGTTGGCCGTCATTCAGGCACATATTTTGGATTAG
- a CDS encoding beta-mannosidase — protein MKMLLSQNWTLQQLGKEATYPSKVPSEVHLDLLNAGIIPDPFYGTNEDSVQWVSQQDWVYKTTFNLEDNWMDFEQIALTCEGLDTYAAVVLNGHQVITSKNMFVGHQADVKQYLKKGENKLEITFQSPLKAVKAQHDALNYEYPASNDAAEEKLSVFTRKAPYQYGWDWGPRLVTMGIFRPISLRAYNHGEIRDLHFQPQLNADESAATVHVDVEVHAVDHEFGEIEIYDQQGQLVGSVGEKLQKGTNHLSTDFKVENPVLWWPNGLGQQHLYEYTAKFKMLGKTVDTQSEKIGFRTIEVVNEPDSLGESFFVKVNGKPVFMKGTNYIPQDNILPRVQKQDYVNMLTAAKEANNNMIRVWGGGIYENDQFYDLCDSLGLLVWQDFMFACTIYPGDADFLQNVKEEAAYNIKRIRNHASLALWCGNNEVQVGWDNWGWHSEFGYTPEDSVKLYKDYEKLFKEVLPEMVDKYDAGRFYYPSSPISNWGDIKDFAIGDNHYWGVWWGKKPFESFNEYVPRFMSEFGFQSFPIMSSIKRFSEEKDWQLDSPVMNTHQKSSIGNITIQEYMQRDYQVPSSFSDFVYVSQILQGHGMQIGMEAQRRNMPFCMGSLVWQLNDVWPAASWSAIDYYGKRKAFYFTMQRAFAPQIISTETKGDQLDIYLVSDLLEKDQGKLTLNWVDFKGKILKSEDKAVKIGAQTSTKILTVDAQLPKGMNPRDTFLKMVYTGTHGTIEKVHYFTKVKDLSLPKANVLMKVKKVSEGFEVTLRSEVLAKDVYVDAGSIDGTFNDNFFDLLPNTPHTILFRTKEDQVKFSTTSIRDTY, from the coding sequence ATGAAAATGCTGCTTTCACAAAACTGGACCCTGCAACAATTGGGAAAAGAGGCCACTTACCCCTCCAAGGTGCCTTCAGAAGTTCACCTCGATTTACTTAATGCAGGCATCATCCCTGACCCTTTTTACGGTACCAATGAGGATTCTGTGCAATGGGTTTCACAGCAGGATTGGGTGTATAAAACCACCTTCAATCTTGAGGATAATTGGATGGATTTTGAGCAAATTGCCCTAACCTGTGAAGGTCTGGACACTTATGCGGCGGTGGTGCTGAATGGGCATCAGGTCATTACTTCAAAAAACATGTTTGTAGGCCATCAGGCTGATGTCAAGCAATACCTGAAAAAAGGGGAGAACAAGCTGGAAATTACTTTTCAGTCTCCATTGAAAGCAGTGAAAGCACAACATGATGCTTTAAACTATGAATACCCGGCCTCCAATGATGCTGCAGAAGAAAAACTGAGTGTTTTCACCCGTAAGGCGCCATATCAGTACGGTTGGGACTGGGGGCCGCGTTTGGTTACCATGGGAATTTTCCGCCCTATTTCTTTGCGTGCTTATAACCACGGAGAAATCCGCGATCTGCATTTTCAACCACAACTGAATGCCGATGAATCAGCGGCAACTGTTCATGTGGATGTGGAAGTTCATGCGGTGGATCATGAGTTTGGTGAAATAGAAATTTATGATCAGCAGGGGCAGCTTGTTGGAAGTGTTGGTGAGAAATTACAAAAAGGAACAAATCATTTATCCACTGATTTTAAAGTGGAAAACCCTGTGCTTTGGTGGCCGAATGGTTTAGGGCAACAGCACCTTTACGAATATACTGCCAAGTTTAAAATGTTGGGGAAAACGGTGGACACCCAATCCGAGAAGATTGGTTTCAGGACGATTGAGGTGGTCAATGAGCCTGATTCTCTTGGAGAGAGCTTTTTTGTAAAAGTAAATGGCAAGCCTGTATTCATGAAAGGTACGAATTATATTCCGCAGGATAATATTCTTCCGAGAGTTCAAAAACAGGATTATGTCAATATGTTAACCGCCGCCAAAGAGGCCAACAACAATATGATTCGTGTTTGGGGTGGCGGAATTTATGAAAACGATCAGTTCTATGATTTGTGCGATTCACTCGGCTTGTTGGTGTGGCAGGATTTTATGTTCGCCTGTACGATTTACCCTGGCGATGCTGATTTCTTGCAAAATGTAAAAGAGGAAGCGGCTTATAATATCAAGCGTATCCGTAATCATGCTTCGCTGGCTTTGTGGTGTGGAAACAATGAAGTACAAGTCGGTTGGGACAACTGGGGTTGGCATAGTGAGTTTGGCTATACGCCTGAAGATTCGGTGAAGCTTTATAAGGATTATGAAAAGCTCTTCAAAGAAGTACTTCCTGAAATGGTGGACAAGTACGATGCAGGTCGTTTTTATTACCCATCGTCGCCGATTTCAAACTGGGGCGACATTAAAGATTTTGCTATCGGTGATAACCATTATTGGGGAGTTTGGTGGGGCAAGAAGCCTTTCGAATCTTTCAATGAGTATGTGCCGAGGTTTATGTCGGAGTTTGGTTTTCAGTCCTTCCCGATCATGTCAAGTATCAAGCGATTTTCCGAAGAAAAAGACTGGCAGCTGGATTCACCAGTAATGAATACCCATCAGAAATCATCGATCGGTAATATTACAATACAGGAATATATGCAACGCGATTACCAGGTGCCTTCTTCCTTCAGCGATTTCGTTTATGTCAGTCAGATACTGCAAGGGCATGGCATGCAAATAGGCATGGAAGCACAACGTAGAAATATGCCTTTCTGTATGGGATCACTGGTTTGGCAATTGAATGATGTTTGGCCTGCCGCATCATGGTCGGCAATAGATTATTACGGTAAGCGTAAAGCTTTTTATTTTACCATGCAACGCGCCTTTGCCCCTCAGATTATTTCTACTGAAACGAAAGGCGATCAGCTGGATATTTACCTGGTGTCCGACTTGCTGGAAAAAGATCAGGGTAAACTGACGTTAAACTGGGTAGATTTTAAAGGCAAGATATTAAAGAGCGAGGATAAAGCGGTGAAAATTGGGGCGCAAACAAGCACCAAAATTTTAACGGTTGATGCTCAGCTACCTAAAGGAATGAACCCTCGTGATACCTTCCTGAAAATGGTATATACGGGCACGCACGGCACCATTGAGAAAGTGCACTACTTTACTAAAGTCAAGGATTTATCTTTGCCAAAAGCCAATGTACTGATGAAAGTCAAGAAAGTTTCTGAAGGATTCGAAGTAACTTTACGAAGTGAGGTCTTGGCTAAGGATGTATATGTAGATGCCGGAAGCATTGACGGGACATTCAACGACAACTTTTTTGATTTATTACCCAATACACCACATACGATCCTTTTTAGAACCAAAGAAGATCAAGTAAAATTTTCAACTACAAGTATTAGAGATACTTATTAA
- the manA gene encoding mannose-6-phosphate isomerase, class I, whose translation MTNLVEAAKIKGVVQHYAWGGFNFIPELIAAQNESNEPFAEYWMGAHKNAPATLVNVEPALALNELIAENPSFYLGEAVAKRFDNQLPFLFKVLDVKDMLSIQVHPTKEEAVKGFARENQEGIPANAPHRNYKDDNHKPEIMVAVTEFYLLHGFKPVEELKAVLNNTEEFKAFAPIFGEGDYKALYAHIMQLPQAEVDQILAPLVARISEDYQEGNLEKTSSDFWAAKTVEGQENIAEQLDRGIFSIYFFNVVKVNKGDAVFQDAGVPHAYLEGVNMELMANSDNVLRGGLTPKHIDVPELLKHTKFEATIPNILKGDDRSAAEKVYTSPAPDFEVSRVEVSTDQKFQAPKGHSFDILVMLEGQTVKVTTPQTSYTLSKGETGMVSANIDYTIEGEGLLFRATVPQ comes from the coding sequence ATGACCAATTTAGTAGAAGCGGCAAAAATTAAGGGCGTAGTTCAACATTACGCCTGGGGTGGGTTTAACTTTATCCCTGAATTGATTGCAGCACAAAATGAAAGCAATGAACCATTCGCTGAATATTGGATGGGGGCACATAAAAATGCACCTGCCACTTTGGTAAATGTGGAACCAGCGTTGGCATTGAACGAACTGATTGCTGAAAATCCCTCTTTTTATTTAGGAGAGGCCGTTGCCAAAAGATTTGACAATCAGCTGCCATTTTTATTCAAAGTACTGGATGTGAAAGATATGCTTTCGATTCAGGTACACCCCACCAAAGAAGAGGCAGTTAAAGGATTTGCCCGTGAAAATCAGGAGGGAATTCCTGCCAATGCGCCTCACCGTAACTATAAGGATGATAACCATAAGCCTGAAATTATGGTGGCGGTTACCGAATTTTACTTGCTGCATGGGTTTAAGCCTGTCGAGGAATTGAAAGCGGTATTGAACAATACAGAGGAATTTAAAGCTTTTGCGCCTATTTTCGGCGAGGGTGATTATAAAGCGTTGTATGCCCATATCATGCAATTGCCACAGGCAGAGGTTGATCAAATTTTAGCTCCTTTGGTGGCACGTATTTCTGAAGATTATCAGGAAGGGAACCTGGAAAAAACCTCCTCGGATTTCTGGGCGGCAAAAACGGTGGAAGGCCAGGAGAATATTGCCGAACAGCTTGACCGCGGAATCTTCTCTATTTACTTTTTCAATGTGGTGAAAGTGAATAAAGGGGATGCTGTTTTTCAGGATGCAGGGGTTCCTCACGCTTATTTGGAAGGGGTGAATATGGAATTGATGGCCAACTCTGATAATGTTTTGCGTGGTGGCTTAACACCTAAACATATCGATGTTCCAGAACTACTTAAACATACCAAGTTTGAGGCGACCATCCCAAATATTCTTAAAGGAGATGATCGCTCTGCTGCAGAAAAAGTTTATACTTCTCCAGCACCCGATTTTGAGGTTAGCCGTGTAGAGGTCAGTACAGATCAAAAATTTCAGGCACCAAAAGGCCATTCGTTTGATATTCTTGTGATGCTCGAAGGGCAAACGGTAAAGGTAACGACACCACAAACTTCTTACACCCTTTCGAAGGGAGAAACAGGAATGGTTTCCGCAAATATTGATTATACTATTGAAGGTGAAGGTTTGCTTTTCAGAGCTACAGTACCTCAGTAA
- a CDS encoding N(4)-(beta-N-acetylglucosaminyl)-L-asparaginase: MKNGRRSFLKKAAVAGSLFSLSAMETMGKGVRKKKSAQRVKKPMVISTWNHGVAANAEAWRILSKKGTALDAVELGVRIPEADPKVRSVGYGGYPDRDGNVTLDACIMDHRSECGSVAFLQHIKHPISVARKVMEETPHVMIVGEGAYRFAIDQGFKHENLLTDEAKKDWEEWKEASKYEPVINIENHDTIGMLALDEHGKIAGSCTTSGAAWKMHGRVGDSPIIGGGLFIDGEVGGAVATGLGEAVIRTAAATIVVELMRNGYSAQEAADEAIQRIIKKHKNHRDMEYLQIGILSLNINGEYGASSIRPGFNYAIQSADKDNELIDAPHRLKG, translated from the coding sequence ATGAAAAACGGAAGAAGATCATTTTTGAAAAAAGCTGCGGTAGCTGGTAGTCTATTTTCCCTTTCTGCCATGGAGACAATGGGCAAAGGGGTACGGAAAAAGAAATCGGCACAACGGGTAAAAAAGCCAATGGTTATCAGTACATGGAACCATGGTGTTGCAGCCAATGCGGAAGCCTGGCGAATCCTGTCAAAAAAAGGAACTGCACTCGATGCTGTTGAACTTGGGGTACGGATTCCCGAAGCAGACCCCAAAGTTCGTTCTGTGGGTTATGGTGGTTACCCAGACCGCGATGGCAATGTAACATTGGATGCCTGTATCATGGATCACCGTTCTGAATGTGGTTCTGTGGCATTTCTTCAGCATATCAAACACCCGATCAGTGTTGCACGGAAAGTGATGGAGGAAACGCCGCACGTAATGATCGTCGGTGAAGGCGCATATCGTTTTGCCATAGATCAGGGCTTCAAGCATGAAAATTTGCTGACCGATGAGGCGAAGAAAGATTGGGAAGAATGGAAAGAGGCCTCGAAATATGAGCCTGTCATTAATATTGAAAATCATGATACCATCGGTATGCTCGCCCTTGATGAGCATGGGAAAATTGCGGGTTCTTGTACTACATCCGGTGCTGCCTGGAAGATGCACGGCAGGGTAGGAGACTCACCGATTATTGGTGGGGGTTTATTTATTGATGGCGAAGTAGGTGGAGCCGTTGCCACAGGTTTGGGCGAGGCGGTAATCCGCACTGCAGCAGCAACGATTGTGGTGGAGTTAATGCGCAATGGCTATTCTGCTCAGGAGGCCGCCGACGAAGCTATTCAGCGGATCATCAAAAAACATAAAAATCATCGGGACATGGAGTACCTCCAGATCGGTATTTTGTCGCTCAATATCAATGGGGAATATGGCGCATCAAGCATTCGCCCAGGCTTTAATTATGCCATTCAGTCTGCTGATAAAGACAATGAACTGATTGACGCACCGCATCGATTGAAAGGATAA
- a CDS encoding FUSC family protein translates to MSAIGEIFTEQFLYQNHKKIHLYKTAVTLMLTYLIGIYYNVPHSGWATITVVVLLLPYPQVGDVARRSLQRSMGTAVGAIYGIITLFLFHGNIWLNALFFIIAVIIFSEKLFKKFDYATLTGLLALTIVFGASHSLESGLWRCGQVIIGSIISYIAASIMPIKAQRRIQLEASDCIAKMNEIYKTYYTPHRSERPKDASKQFRKLTKHIVAQRKSSSSAINESKYLKAQEESLDQFIVAQRLMAGALELLWQTQWASKRGFEYIKEMSSIEEQQTQWEQISDELVADLRQNNHYRVHNDITVSMSESRKELHEMFVAHPDDTPLSPVAYVWLHRHYAVQLIRLQQLAHQLFEPQTKG, encoded by the coding sequence TTGAGCGCAATTGGAGAGATTTTTACGGAACAGTTTTTATATCAGAATCATAAAAAAATTCACTTATATAAGACTGCTGTTACTTTGATGCTGACCTATTTGATTGGTATCTATTATAATGTACCCCACTCTGGCTGGGCCACCATTACTGTCGTGGTGCTTTTGTTACCTTACCCTCAGGTAGGCGATGTTGCACGTCGGAGCCTGCAGCGCTCTATGGGAACTGCAGTTGGGGCGATTTATGGCATTATCACCCTATTTCTTTTTCATGGCAATATTTGGCTCAATGCCCTGTTTTTCATTATTGCGGTGATTATTTTTTCTGAAAAACTGTTCAAAAAATTTGATTACGCCACCCTGACAGGTCTTTTGGCATTGACGATCGTTTTTGGCGCATCTCATAGTCTTGAATCAGGATTGTGGCGATGTGGACAGGTGATTATCGGCAGTATTATTTCCTATATAGCGGCATCGATCATGCCCATAAAAGCACAACGACGAATTCAGCTCGAGGCTTCAGACTGTATTGCCAAGATGAATGAAATTTATAAGACTTACTATACCCCTCACCGCAGTGAGCGCCCGAAAGATGCCTCCAAACAGTTCCGAAAACTGACCAAACATATCGTCGCTCAGCGTAAATCGAGCAGTTCGGCCATCAACGAAAGTAAATACCTGAAAGCGCAGGAAGAATCCCTTGATCAGTTTATTGTGGCTCAACGGCTAATGGCAGGAGCATTGGAGCTTTTGTGGCAAACGCAGTGGGCGTCAAAGCGGGGTTTTGAGTATATTAAGGAAATGAGTTCTATTGAAGAACAGCAGACTCAGTGGGAGCAGATTAGTGATGAGCTGGTGGCTGATTTACGCCAAAACAACCATTATCGGGTACATAATGATATTACTGTCAGCATGTCGGAAAGTCGGAAAGAACTCCATGAAATGTTTGTTGCCCATCCCGACGACACCCCCTTGAGCCCAGTGGCTTATGTGTGGCTTCACCGCCATTATGCTGTACAATTGATCCGCCTGCAGCAGCTTGCACATCAATTATTTGAGCCGCAAACAAAAGGCTGA
- a CDS encoding helicase HerA-like domain-containing protein, with protein MDSGQFSADQQKQFDFSGPSFTLGTGIFDGKPISGATVKVPLKTLNRHGLVAGATGTGKTKTVQVLAEGLSKAGVPVLLMDLKGDLSGLAAQGTENTHITHRQTLIGEPYAPQPFPVELLTLTSEDHGVPLRATVTEFGPILLGKTLELNATQQGVLAVLFKYFDDHGLPLIDLKDLKKGLQYLSNEGKKEFEEHYGRISSASVGAIQRKIIALEQQGANEFFGEPSFEVDDLMRVDQKGEAFISVVRLTEIQDKPALFSSFMLSLLVELYDNLPEQGDSEKPKLTIFIDEAHLMFREASKALIDQLEIVVKLIRSKGVGVFFCTQVPSDVPDQILGQLGLRIQHAMRAVTAKDRKAIRLVAQNFPDSPYYDLETMLTTLGIGEALFTCLNEKGIPTASVATYLNAPKSRMGTLTTQELDQLVETSEIYGQYKDPVDRESAYEMLIKKIDGAEESEESPKTEAPKDQSARPKKEKSMMETLSNNTFVRQLGRTVVREISRGLLGALGLRNRR; from the coding sequence ATGGATAGTGGACAATTTAGCGCCGATCAGCAAAAACAATTCGATTTTTCAGGCCCAAGCTTTACTTTAGGAACAGGTATTTTTGATGGCAAACCGATTAGTGGGGCAACCGTCAAAGTTCCCCTGAAAACGCTCAATCGTCATGGTTTGGTGGCGGGGGCGACAGGAACAGGAAAAACCAAAACGGTACAAGTGCTTGCGGAAGGTCTTTCAAAAGCGGGGGTACCAGTGTTATTAATGGATTTGAAAGGGGATTTAAGTGGCCTGGCTGCTCAAGGTACGGAAAATACCCATATTACACATCGGCAAACTTTGATCGGGGAACCTTATGCTCCTCAGCCATTTCCAGTCGAATTACTGACCCTGACCTCCGAGGATCATGGGGTGCCGCTCCGTGCTACAGTAACAGAATTTGGGCCAATTTTATTGGGCAAAACTTTGGAGTTGAATGCCACGCAGCAAGGCGTGTTGGCCGTATTGTTCAAGTATTTTGATGATCACGGTTTGCCATTGATTGACCTCAAAGATTTAAAGAAAGGCCTGCAATACCTGTCCAATGAAGGAAAAAAGGAATTTGAAGAACATTATGGTCGGATTTCATCCGCATCAGTGGGGGCGATTCAGCGGAAAATTATCGCACTGGAACAGCAGGGAGCAAATGAATTTTTTGGCGAACCTTCCTTTGAAGTGGATGACCTCATGCGGGTGGATCAGAAGGGAGAAGCCTTTATTTCGGTGGTCCGACTGACGGAAATTCAGGATAAGCCAGCATTGTTTTCTTCTTTTATGCTGAGTTTATTGGTGGAGCTTTACGACAATTTGCCAGAACAAGGCGACTCAGAAAAACCAAAGCTCACCATTTTTATTGATGAAGCACACCTGATGTTTCGTGAGGCTTCTAAAGCATTGATTGATCAGTTGGAAATCGTGGTCAAACTGATTCGTTCCAAAGGGGTGGGTGTGTTTTTTTGTACGCAGGTGCCTTCTGATGTTCCAGATCAAATATTAGGACAGCTGGGCTTGCGTATTCAACACGCTATGCGCGCCGTAACCGCCAAAGACAGGAAGGCCATTAGATTGGTTGCGCAGAATTTCCCAGACTCTCCCTACTATGATTTAGAGACCATGCTGACTACTCTGGGTATTGGTGAAGCGTTGTTTACCTGTCTAAATGAGAAAGGAATTCCGACGGCTTCGGTAGCAACTTATCTGAATGCGCCAAAATCAAGAATGGGAACGCTGACCACTCAGGAACTTGATCAGCTTGTGGAAACTTCAGAAATTTATGGTCAGTATAAAGATCCTGTTGATCGGGAAAGTGCTTATGAAATGCTGATCAAAAAAATTGATGGTGCTGAAGAATCTGAGGAGTCCCCAAAAACGGAAGCACCTAAAGATCAATCAGCCCGACCAAAGAAGGAGAAAAGTATGATGGAAACCCTGTCGAACAATACCTTTGTAAGGCAACTGGGCCGTACTGTTGTTCGAGAAATAAGCCGTGGGCTTTTGGGTGCCTTGGGTTTAAGAAACAGGCGTTAG